One Pedomonas mirosovicensis genomic region harbors:
- a CDS encoding FAD-dependent monooxygenase, producing MAPQFGRRLTGFEQDADGVAARIADAAGEHLIRARFLVGTDGGRSFVRQSLSVAFQGETLGVRALVADVRLKGLDRLAWHRFQRGASATQIMICPLAGTDLFQVQAPVPLDGEVDLTPAGLTELVKDRTGRSDIVVDSVSWSSVYSMNARLADRYRVGRVFLVGDAAHIHPPTGGQGLNTSVQDAYNLGWKLAAVLAGAPDALLDTYEEERRPIAADMLGLTTRLLDEAKAGLMRRNREVRQLDLGYRTSSLSLRGSISEARVQGGDRAPDAPCRGRAGQPTRLFALFQGPQWTLLGYDAVDRPPPREGLRIVMVGNQGDIIDDKGHIADAYGLRSDHWVLVRPDGYVAAILATSELDKALRVYLDRVLPASAC from the coding sequence ATCGCCCCCCAATTCGGCAGGCGGCTGACCGGGTTTGAGCAGGATGCAGACGGAGTTGCCGCCCGGATCGCAGACGCCGCCGGAGAGCACCTTATCCGTGCGCGTTTCCTGGTCGGGACGGACGGCGGTCGCAGTTTCGTGCGGCAAAGCCTTAGCGTCGCCTTCCAGGGTGAGACACTGGGCGTTCGGGCTCTTGTCGCCGATGTTCGACTGAAAGGTCTGGACCGGCTCGCATGGCACCGCTTTCAGCGCGGCGCCAGCGCAACGCAAATCATGATTTGCCCGCTTGCCGGCACAGACCTCTTCCAGGTCCAGGCGCCGGTGCCCCTTGACGGCGAGGTGGACCTGACCCCCGCCGGTTTGACCGAATTGGTCAAGGATCGGACCGGTCGGTCCGATATCGTCGTGGACTCGGTCTCCTGGTCTTCCGTCTATTCAATGAATGCGCGATTGGCCGACCGGTATCGCGTCGGGCGCGTCTTCCTGGTGGGAGATGCCGCGCATATCCACCCGCCGACCGGCGGGCAGGGGCTGAACACCAGCGTTCAGGACGCCTACAATCTCGGCTGGAAGCTGGCTGCCGTCCTTGCCGGAGCGCCGGATGCTCTGCTCGATACCTACGAGGAAGAGCGAAGGCCCATTGCCGCGGACATGCTCGGCCTGACGACACGATTGCTAGACGAAGCCAAGGCTGGGCTGATGCGCCGAAACCGCGAGGTTCGGCAACTCGATCTCGGCTATCGCACGTCGTCGCTCTCGCTGCGGGGCTCGATCAGCGAAGCGCGGGTTCAGGGCGGCGACCGGGCCCCGGATGCCCCCTGCCGGGGGCGGGCCGGCCAGCCGACGCGGTTGTTCGCGCTGTTCCAGGGACCGCAATGGACCCTGCTCGGCTATGATGCGGTTGACCGGCCGCCGCCCCGTGAGGGCCTTCGCATCGTCATGGTGGGCAATCAGGGCGACATCATTGATGATAAGGGACACATCGCTGACGCTTATGGCCTGCGGTCTGACCACTGGGTGCTTGTCCGGCCTGACGGCTATGTGGCTGCGATCCTTGCAACGAGCGAGCTGGACAAAGCGCTGAGGGTTTATCTTGACCGGGTGCTCCCTGCCAGCGCGTGCTAA
- a CDS encoding FAD-dependent monooxygenase — protein MSFDMEVLISGAGAAGLTLAIDLARRGVSFILIEQNNEPFGGSRGKGLQPRSLEVFEDLGFLDRLAAVGAPYPPLRQYRADGTTEETLLTEQAVPNPAEPYATPLMIPQFKTEGVMRERLAELGHRPPIRQAADRV, from the coding sequence ATGTCCTTCGACATGGAAGTCCTGATCAGCGGCGCAGGCGCGGCGGGCCTCACACTTGCGATTGATCTTGCGAGGCGGGGCGTCTCTTTCATTCTCATAGAGCAGAATAATGAACCGTTCGGCGGATCGCGCGGCAAGGGTCTTCAGCCTCGGTCGCTGGAGGTCTTCGAGGATCTCGGCTTCCTTGATCGACTGGCGGCGGTCGGCGCTCCCTATCCGCCTCTGCGGCAGTATCGCGCCGATGGGACCACCGAGGAAACTCTCCTGACCGAGCAGGCTGTGCCAAATCCGGCCGAACCCTACGCCACGCCGCTGATGATTCCGCAGTTCAAGACCGAAGGTGTGATGCGCGAGCGGCTCGCCGAGTTGGGGCATCGCCCCCCAATTCGGCAGGCGGCTGACCGGGTTTGA
- a CDS encoding MarR family winged helix-turn-helix transcriptional regulator, which yields MHAAIIDLVDEINRPRRDDRLIEEAGIPLDRALFPLLVRVARHGPIGVVDLAERTGRDHTTISRQMTKLEELGLIERQASAKDKRVREAMITDKGRAMVDALNAARERLANRILASWTDAELDELRKLLRRFADDLMR from the coding sequence TTGCATGCGGCGATCATCGATCTGGTCGACGAGATAAACCGCCCTCGGCGTGATGATCGGCTGATCGAGGAGGCGGGCATTCCGCTCGACCGCGCGCTGTTTCCGCTCCTCGTGCGGGTCGCAAGACACGGGCCTATCGGGGTCGTCGACCTCGCTGAGCGTACGGGGCGCGATCACACCACCATCAGTCGCCAGATGACCAAGCTTGAGGAGTTGGGCCTCATCGAGCGTCAGGCTTCGGCGAAGGACAAGCGCGTTCGCGAAGCCATGATCACCGACAAAGGCCGCGCCATGGTCGACGCGCTGAACGCTGCACGCGAAAGGCTTGCCAATCGCATTCTGGCGTCCTGGACCGATGCCGAACTCGATGAACTACGCAAGCTGCTCCGCCGCTTCGCCGACGACCTTATGCGCTGA
- a CDS encoding DUF1259 domain-containing protein — translation MKMFCLAGAIALTLAVPAVAAPDWGPVDAALGRAGTTQADGVRRYAFPRSDLNVQLDGVRIKPALALGSWLAFQPMGDQAMVMGDLVLTHDEVNGVLSRLLAGGLTITALHNHLLRSAPATMYMHVGGHGDPAKLAATLRSALEASRTPLSPPAKPANERLDLDTAALDLIMGGKGKANGGVYQFSFARAEKLTDSDMPAPAAMGTATAINFQPTGGGKAAVTGDFVLTANEVDPVLRALRGHGIEVTALHNHMLSDQPRLFFMHFWANDDAARLARGLKAALDQTNIRH, via the coding sequence ATGAAGATGTTCTGTCTAGCAGGTGCGATTGCCCTGACCCTGGCAGTTCCCGCCGTAGCCGCGCCGGACTGGGGCCCGGTCGATGCGGCGCTCGGGCGCGCGGGCACGACCCAAGCCGACGGCGTCCGGCGCTACGCCTTTCCCCGATCGGATCTCAACGTTCAGCTTGACGGGGTGCGAATTAAACCGGCGCTTGCCCTCGGCTCCTGGCTTGCCTTTCAGCCGATGGGCGATCAGGCCATGGTCATGGGCGACCTGGTGCTCACGCATGACGAGGTGAACGGGGTGCTGAGCCGCCTGCTTGCAGGCGGTCTGACCATAACCGCGCTGCATAATCATCTTCTGCGCTCCGCGCCCGCCACCATGTACATGCATGTCGGCGGCCATGGCGATCCGGCAAAGCTGGCAGCGACGCTGCGGTCCGCGCTTGAAGCCAGCCGTACGCCCTTGTCACCGCCGGCAAAGCCCGCGAATGAGCGGCTTGATCTCGACACGGCCGCCCTTGATCTGATTATGGGCGGCAAGGGCAAGGCGAACGGCGGTGTCTATCAGTTCAGCTTTGCGCGCGCTGAGAAGTTGACGGATAGCGACATGCCTGCGCCCGCGGCCATGGGCACGGCAACCGCAATCAACTTCCAGCCGACCGGCGGCGGCAAGGCCGCTGTCACGGGGGACTTCGTTCTCACCGCCAATGAGGTTGATCCCGTGTTGCGGGCCCTTCGGGGCCACGGCATCGAGGTGACTGCGCTCCACAACCATATGCTCAGCGATCAGCCGCGGCTGTTCTTCATGCACTTCTGGGCTAATGACGACGCTGCGAGGTTGGCGCGGGGGCTGAAGGCCGCACTCGACCAGACGAACATCCGCCACTGA
- a CDS encoding chromate resistance protein translates to MHADRIASAWLIRRFIDKQASFKFVDSKGYEPQPGELRFDMAEAEFTHEDDRCTFETLLLRAGLTSDPALTAIAAMVHELDIADGKFQRPEIMGFSALMSGICATTSDDEARIARGSDALDQFYGYFSKCGV, encoded by the coding sequence GTGCACGCGGATCGCATCGCTTCGGCCTGGCTTATTCGCCGCTTCATCGACAAGCAGGCCAGCTTCAAGTTCGTCGACAGCAAGGGCTACGAACCCCAGCCCGGCGAGCTGCGGTTCGACATGGCCGAGGCAGAGTTCACCCATGAGGACGACCGCTGCACCTTCGAGACGCTCCTGCTCCGTGCCGGGCTGACATCGGATCCAGCGCTGACAGCCATCGCGGCAATGGTGCATGAGCTCGACATTGCCGACGGCAAGTTCCAGCGCCCTGAAATCATGGGCTTCAGCGCGCTCATGTCCGGCATCTGCGCGACTACAAGTGACGACGAGGCTCGGATTGCCCGAGGCAGCGACGCTCTCGATCAGTTTTACGGCTATTTTTCCAAATGCGGAGTGTGA
- the chrA gene encoding chromate efflux transporter gives MDAPSPARPSYNHGISFGEAVRVWARIAALSFGGPAGQIAVMHRILVEEKRWIGEERFLHALNYCMLLPGPEAQQLAVYIGWLLHRTKGGLVAGTLFVLPGFLAILALSYIYALLGNVPLIQGLFFGLKAAVLAVVLQAVVRIGTKALKNNVMRGLAAAAFISIFLLDIAFPLIVLSAALIGYVGGRMGLRSFQSGGGHAAATGKVVPDRATALGEELPGHAKPNLAWSLKISAVLLLLWLGPILALWLTLGPDDTFTRIATFFSQMAVVTFGGAYAVLAYVAQAAVETYGWLQPGEMLDGLGMAETTPGPLIMVVQFVGFMGGFRAPGALDPLVAATLAAVLTTWVTFVPCFLWIFLGAPFIERLRGNKALSAALTAITAAVVGVILNLAVWFALHALFAEVRGHRLFGGTLDVPVLSTVNLPALILTAAAVVAVFRFKVGVLPVLAACATVGIVYQLTIG, from the coding sequence ATGGACGCCCCTAGCCCGGCGCGACCGTCATACAATCACGGTATTTCCTTCGGCGAGGCGGTGCGCGTGTGGGCACGCATCGCCGCGCTCAGCTTCGGTGGGCCGGCGGGGCAGATTGCGGTCATGCATCGCATCCTTGTCGAGGAGAAGCGCTGGATCGGCGAGGAGCGTTTCCTGCACGCGCTCAATTACTGCATGCTGCTGCCTGGGCCCGAGGCCCAGCAGCTGGCCGTCTATATCGGTTGGCTGCTGCACCGCACCAAGGGCGGCCTGGTTGCCGGCACGCTGTTCGTCCTGCCGGGCTTCCTCGCCATCCTGGCACTCAGCTACATCTACGCGCTGCTGGGCAATGTGCCGCTGATCCAGGGCCTGTTCTTCGGCCTCAAGGCGGCGGTGCTCGCGGTTGTGCTCCAAGCGGTCGTGCGTATCGGAACAAAGGCCTTGAAGAACAATGTCATGCGCGGCCTTGCTGCAGCGGCATTTATTAGCATCTTCCTCCTCGATATTGCCTTTCCGCTGATTGTGCTGTCGGCGGCGCTGATCGGGTATGTCGGCGGGCGGATGGGCCTGCGCTCTTTCCAGAGCGGTGGCGGCCATGCCGCCGCGACGGGCAAGGTGGTGCCAGACCGTGCAACCGCACTTGGCGAAGAGTTGCCGGGTCATGCCAAGCCGAACCTCGCCTGGTCGCTTAAAATCTCTGCGGTGTTGCTGCTGCTGTGGCTCGGGCCCATTCTGGCGCTGTGGCTGACCCTCGGTCCAGACGACACCTTCACTCGTATCGCCACCTTCTTCAGCCAGATGGCGGTCGTCACCTTCGGCGGCGCTTATGCCGTCCTCGCCTATGTGGCGCAGGCAGCAGTCGAAACCTATGGCTGGTTGCAGCCCGGCGAGATGCTGGATGGGCTTGGCATGGCCGAGACAACGCCGGGCCCTCTCATCATGGTGGTCCAGTTCGTTGGCTTCATGGGCGGCTTCCGCGCCCCAGGCGCCCTGGACCCGCTGGTTGCAGCCACGTTGGCGGCCGTGCTCACCACCTGGGTAACCTTCGTGCCCTGCTTCCTCTGGATCTTCCTGGGCGCGCCGTTCATCGAGCGGTTGCGCGGCAACAAGGCGCTTTCGGCGGCGCTCACTGCCATCACCGCAGCGGTTGTTGGCGTTATCCTTAATCTTGCCGTCTGGTTCGCCCTGCACGCACTGTTCGCCGAGGTGCGGGGGCACCGCCTGTTCGGCGGCACCCTTGACGTGCCGGTTCTGTCCACGGTCAACCTGCCGGCCCTCATCCTGACAGCCGCAGCTGTGGTCGCCGTCTTCCGCTTCAAAGTGGGCGTTCTGCCGGTGCTGGCGGCCTGTGCCACGGTGGGGATTGTTTATCAGCTGACGATCGGCTGA
- a CDS encoding YdeI/OmpD-associated family protein: MTEERAGLPIVAFADAAALERWLELQPANSKGLWIKLAKAGSGRVSVTKAEAIDAALCHGWIDGQLDKYDDEHWLIRFTPRKARSKWSQVNRTRATALIEAGRMRPGGLAQVEAAKADGRWDAAYAPASTAEVPADLQAALDRSPEAAAFFGTLSGANRYAILYRIGAVKKPETRARKIAGFIAMLERHDTVHG; encoded by the coding sequence ATGACCGAAGAGCGCGCAGGCCTGCCGATCGTAGCCTTTGCCGATGCTGCGGCTCTGGAACGGTGGCTCGAACTCCAGCCCGCAAATTCGAAAGGGCTCTGGATCAAGCTGGCGAAGGCAGGCTCGGGTCGTGTTAGCGTGACGAAAGCCGAGGCGATCGATGCAGCGCTCTGCCACGGCTGGATCGATGGCCAGCTCGACAAGTATGACGACGAGCATTGGCTCATTCGCTTCACGCCCCGCAAGGCCCGCAGCAAGTGGTCACAGGTAAACCGCACGCGCGCGACCGCGCTCATCGAGGCTGGCCGGATGCGCCCCGGTGGGCTGGCGCAGGTCGAGGCTGCCAAGGCAGATGGCAGGTGGGACGCAGCCTATGCTCCTGCGAGCACGGCCGAGGTGCCGGCGGACCTCCAGGCAGCGCTTGATCGGAGCCCTGAGGCGGCAGCCTTCTTCGGGACACTGAGCGGCGCCAACCGGTACGCAATCCTCTACCGCATAGGAGCCGTGAAGAAGCCGGAGACCAGGGCGCGTAAGATCGCAGGCTTCATCGCCATGCTCGAGCGGCACGACACGGTGCACGGCTGA
- a CDS encoding recombinase family protein, whose product MRRGTLRAQPKISLRALAAELDRRGFHPPRGHRWSPETVRRLLEVSPDLRAD is encoded by the coding sequence ATGCGGCGCGGCACTTTGCGGGCGCAGCCGAAGATTTCGCTCCGCGCCCTTGCAGCCGAGCTTGACCGCAGAGGCTTTCACCCTCCCAGAGGCCACCGTTGGTCGCCCGAGACCGTGAGACGGCTATTAGAGGTGTCGCCTGACCTTAGAGCCGATTAG
- a CDS encoding ParB/RepB/Spo0J family partition protein, which yields MAIKAKSIISQALEKRQANTPEPGAGENANLSTRMSALGSALGSDTKVQTQRLIDPSRCRIWQGNARIYDQLTLAQCQDLIDNLIAEGGQKIPAVVRPVRGDASVDYEVICGARRHWSISWLRAHNYPEMKFLVAVQDMDDEAAFRLQDLENRERQDISDYERARSYAQALDYYYGGQQHAMAKRLNVSESWLSRYLTIARLPEEVLAAFGDKRALNITAAAEIAPLLKTEKGRSAVLAAANELAAEQETLAGEGRPFLPAATVRTRLKKSAATPKASKTGPETVTLPNGRPVLRFTRPGRGGAFQIQVLPGHGASKDEVLALISQTAEQLLR from the coding sequence ATGGCGATCAAGGCGAAATCCATCATCTCGCAGGCGCTGGAGAAGCGGCAAGCCAATACGCCGGAGCCCGGTGCGGGCGAGAACGCCAACCTCTCCACCCGCATGTCGGCGCTGGGTTCGGCGCTGGGCTCTGATACCAAGGTGCAGACCCAGCGGCTGATCGACCCAAGCCGTTGCCGCATCTGGCAGGGTAACGCGCGCATCTATGACCAGCTGACCCTCGCTCAGTGCCAGGACCTGATCGACAACCTCATCGCCGAGGGCGGGCAGAAGATCCCGGCCGTCGTGCGGCCGGTCCGGGGCGACGCCAGCGTTGACTATGAAGTGATCTGCGGCGCGCGGCGGCACTGGAGCATCAGCTGGCTGCGCGCCCACAACTACCCGGAGATGAAATTCCTCGTCGCCGTGCAGGACATGGACGACGAGGCCGCCTTCCGCCTGCAGGACTTGGAGAACCGGGAACGGCAGGACATCTCGGATTACGAGCGCGCCCGCTCCTATGCCCAGGCGCTCGACTACTATTACGGCGGCCAGCAGCACGCCATGGCCAAGCGGCTTAACGTCTCGGAAAGCTGGCTAAGCCGCTACCTCACCATTGCCCGGCTGCCGGAGGAGGTGCTGGCGGCGTTCGGCGACAAGCGCGCGCTCAACATCACCGCTGCCGCCGAGATCGCACCGCTGCTCAAAACCGAGAAGGGCCGTAGCGCCGTGCTGGCGGCAGCAAACGAACTGGCGGCGGAGCAAGAGACGCTGGCGGGTGAGGGCAGGCCCTTCCTGCCGGCGGCAACGGTGCGGACCCGCCTTAAGAAGAGCGCCGCCACACCCAAGGCGAGCAAGACAGGGCCGGAGACGGTGACGTTGCCGAACGGTCGCCCGGTGCTGCGTTTCACGCGGCCGGGCCGGGGTGGAGCCTTCCAGATCCAAGTACTACCGGGCCATGGAGCCAGCAAGGATGAGGTGCTGGCGCTCATCAGCCAGACGGCGGAGCAGTTGCTCCGCTGA
- a CDS encoding AAA family ATPase produces the protein MEPLETLETILAFRNDTELSFQALEDVVSQRNQRRTLTLRFPMGKAAEMIGRSSESIREAEASGRLPQPELSATNRRVGYTLPEINNMRRVFGTLPWRAETDEPVILSVQNFKGGVGKSTIAVHTAHYLALKGYRVLLVDCDPQGSSTSLMGINPDVDLGGGETLYPYLRRDYEDLSYAIRPTHWEGLDLIPANLDLFSSEYEMAVLLKDNPIHFDWLREGIERAAQNYDVVILDSPPALGFISLSVLRAANALLIPTLPSNVDLFSTRKFIAMMTDVLEQLSSLPRERAYKFLRVVISRGSDTKTSHGEMSHFMEETWGRRMMRAQLKDSAEIDNAGMLLKTVYEIGQPTASRQTWTRCMSYLDAYGKELELLIRKTWPSHYESLEQAGLL, from the coding sequence ATGGAACCTTTAGAGACGCTGGAGACCATCCTTGCCTTCCGCAACGACACGGAGCTGTCGTTCCAGGCCCTGGAGGATGTGGTCTCGCAGCGCAATCAGCGCCGCACGTTGACGCTGCGCTTCCCGATGGGAAAGGCAGCGGAGATGATTGGCCGCTCCTCCGAATCCATTCGGGAAGCCGAAGCCTCCGGCCGTCTGCCCCAGCCTGAACTGTCCGCCACTAACCGGCGGGTGGGCTATACGCTGCCTGAAATCAACAACATGCGCCGGGTGTTCGGCACCCTGCCATGGCGGGCGGAAACCGACGAGCCGGTCATCCTCTCGGTGCAGAACTTCAAGGGCGGCGTCGGCAAGTCGACCATCGCTGTGCACACCGCCCACTATCTGGCGCTCAAGGGCTACCGCGTGCTGCTGGTGGACTGCGACCCACAGGGCAGCTCGACCAGCCTCATGGGCATCAACCCGGATGTGGACCTGGGCGGCGGCGAGACCCTCTATCCTTATCTGCGCCGGGACTATGAGGACCTGAGCTACGCCATTCGTCCGACGCATTGGGAAGGGCTTGATCTGATTCCGGCCAACCTCGACCTGTTCAGCTCGGAATACGAGATGGCGGTGTTATTGAAGGACAACCCCATCCATTTCGACTGGCTGCGCGAGGGTATCGAGCGGGCGGCCCAGAACTATGACGTGGTGATCCTCGACTCGCCGCCGGCGCTCGGCTTCATTTCGCTGAGCGTGCTGCGCGCGGCCAATGCGCTGCTCATTCCAACGCTGCCGTCGAACGTGGACCTGTTCTCCACCCGCAAGTTCATCGCCATGATGACGGATGTGCTGGAGCAGCTTTCCAGCTTGCCGCGCGAGCGCGCCTACAAGTTCCTGCGCGTCGTCATCTCCCGCGGTTCGGATACCAAGACCAGCCACGGCGAGATGAGCCATTTCATGGAAGAAACCTGGGGACGTCGCATGATGCGGGCGCAGCTGAAGGACTCGGCGGAGATCGACAACGCGGGCATGCTGCTGAAGACCGTCTATGAAATCGGCCAGCCGACCGCCTCGCGCCAGACCTGGACGCGCTGCATGTCGTACCTCGACGCCTATGGCAAGGAACTGGAACTGCTGATCCGCAAGACCTGGCCGAGCCACTATGAATCTCTGGAGCAGGCCGGGCTGCTCTAG
- a CDS encoding replication protein RepA, translated as MDDAIDVEGLRKQLELFSYDAAPIMATTRDPRARKIITSICEMEKTDPKLSFLDSAFCTMSLPARQPANPYKPIQRTDGRYQLLIAPKSVPGEDGEPVCYGVPFGPKARLILVYMMSEARRNNSPEIYLGNSLSHFMRRMGYSSDGGGKGGALTGVREQLRRLLRCEWTIRFVGDDNSETVQDVALANAYEIFQGDAFVKRIRFSDAFFNHLMRHSVPLDERALAQLRDNATAIDLYTWLAFRLPNVDGEIAFEWEKVRKAHFGLESPRMRDFQRAIRDAWIRVQAVYPAAKADFSRPDVVVLRESAPPVEKDFLPRRSHLAPARLPGLEASRPVVDNSFTFPLGSLSFGGPAEQKLREVALDLGGGWDVDRIADEFRKIIRERPGELKGAELLRCWAGFCRSYAERRASRA; from the coding sequence ATGGACGATGCAATCGACGTAGAGGGGCTGAGGAAGCAGTTGGAGCTGTTTTCCTATGATGCCGCGCCGATCATGGCCACCACGCGCGACCCGCGCGCTCGCAAGATCATTACCTCCATTTGCGAAATGGAGAAGACCGATCCCAAGCTGAGCTTTCTCGACTCGGCCTTCTGCACCATGAGCCTGCCGGCGCGCCAGCCGGCCAACCCCTATAAACCGATTCAGCGCACGGATGGCCGCTATCAATTGTTGATCGCGCCCAAATCAGTGCCCGGCGAGGATGGCGAGCCGGTGTGCTACGGCGTGCCTTTCGGCCCCAAGGCGCGGCTCATCCTCGTCTATATGATGTCCGAGGCGCGGCGGAACAACAGCCCGGAAATTTACCTCGGCAACAGCCTGTCCCATTTCATGCGCCGCATGGGCTATTCCAGTGACGGCGGCGGCAAGGGCGGGGCGCTGACCGGCGTGCGCGAGCAGCTGCGCCGCCTCTTGCGCTGCGAATGGACCATCCGCTTCGTTGGCGATGACAACAGCGAAACCGTGCAGGACGTGGCGCTGGCCAACGCCTACGAGATTTTCCAGGGCGATGCCTTCGTGAAGCGCATCCGTTTCTCGGATGCCTTTTTCAATCACCTGATGCGCCATTCAGTGCCGCTGGACGAGCGGGCGCTGGCCCAGCTGCGCGACAACGCCACCGCCATTGACCTTTATACCTGGCTGGCCTTCCGCCTGCCCAATGTCGACGGCGAGATCGCGTTCGAGTGGGAGAAGGTTCGCAAGGCCCACTTCGGGCTGGAATCGCCCCGGATGCGCGATTTCCAGCGCGCCATCCGCGACGCCTGGATTCGCGTGCAGGCGGTTTACCCCGCGGCCAAGGCCGACTTCAGCCGGCCGGACGTGGTGGTGCTGCGTGAGTCCGCTCCGCCTGTGGAGAAAGACTTCCTGCCCCGCCGCAGCCACCTGGCCCCGGCCCGGCTGCCGGGTCTGGAGGCGTCGCGCCCGGTCGTGGACAATAGTTTTACCTTTCCCTTGGGAAGTCTCAGCTTCGGCGGCCCGGCCGAGCAGAAGCTGCGGGAAGTCGCGCTTGATCTGGGCGGCGGTTGGGATGTGGACCGTATTGCGGACGAGTTCCGCAAGATTATCCGCGAGCGGCCGGGTGAATTGAAGGGCGCCGAGTTGCTGCGTTGTTGGGCCGGCTTCTGCCGCTCCTATGCCGAGCGGCGTGCCAGCCGGGCGTAA
- the pcaD gene encoding 3-oxoadipate enol-lactonase encodes MDYATLEDGCRIAWRMDGPEGAPVLILAHALGASLDMWEPQVEALQGRLRLLRYDARGHGGSDVPPGPYSIERLGRDTLGLMDALGIEKASFCGISMGGFVGQWLGVNAPERLEKLILANTCAYMGPPENWLSRIEAVTTQGVAALAEATLGRWFTPAFHERAPETVESIRRLLLATNPQGYAGCAAAIAEMDLRDILPGITAPTLVIGGSKDSSTPLDCAEMLYAEIADSRLEVLPSAHLSNVEDAAAFNSLLLAFLGE; translated from the coding sequence ATGGATTACGCGACGCTTGAAGACGGCTGCCGCATCGCCTGGCGGATGGACGGGCCAGAGGGAGCGCCGGTTCTCATCCTGGCCCATGCCCTCGGGGCGTCCCTCGACATGTGGGAGCCGCAGGTTGAAGCCCTGCAAGGGCGGCTTCGCCTGCTGCGCTATGATGCCCGCGGCCATGGCGGATCCGACGTGCCGCCCGGCCCCTATTCCATCGAGCGGCTGGGGCGCGATACCCTTGGCCTTATGGACGCGCTTGGAATCGAGAAGGCGTCCTTCTGCGGCATTTCCATGGGCGGGTTCGTGGGACAGTGGCTGGGCGTCAATGCGCCAGAGCGGCTGGAGAAGCTGATCCTCGCCAATACCTGCGCCTACATGGGCCCGCCGGAGAACTGGTTGTCCCGGATCGAGGCCGTCACCACCCAGGGTGTGGCGGCGCTGGCGGAGGCCACGCTGGGGCGCTGGTTCACGCCAGCCTTTCACGAGCGCGCGCCGGAGACGGTGGAGAGCATCCGCCGCCTGCTGCTGGCGACAAACCCACAGGGCTATGCGGGCTGCGCCGCGGCGATTGCCGAGATGGACCTGCGGGACATTCTTCCGGGGATTACCGCACCCACGCTCGTCATCGGCGGCAGCAAGGATAGCTCGACGCCGCTGGATTGCGCCGAGATGCTTTACGCTGAAATCGCGGACAGCCGGCTGGAGGTTCTGCCGTCCGCGCACCTGTCCAA